Proteins co-encoded in one Macrobrachium nipponense isolate FS-2020 chromosome 24, ASM1510439v2, whole genome shotgun sequence genomic window:
- the LOC135205109 gene encoding mpv17-like protein codes for MQAFRALRASVAKRPVVGNVVVYGTLYTGAEFFQQTMNNRVMIPKGSTPQPYDTGTLARYGVMGTCVFPHILYHAYKFLDSKFVGTAMKVVVPKIACDALIITPVNLTIFYVGMSAMEGKEDLLDEWRKKIVPTFLTASVFWVPSALINFRFLPPQARVVFVGACQVIWVSILCWFKRQEY; via the exons ATGCAAGCTTTTAGGGCATTACGAGCCTCTGTGGCAAAGAGACCTGTTGTAGGGAATGTTGTCGTTTATGGAACACTGTATACTGGAGCTGAGTTCTTCCAGCAAACGATGAACAATAGAGTTATG ATTCCTAAAGGCTCCACTCCACAACCTTACGACACGGGAACACTTGCTCGTTATGGCGTCATGGGAACCTGTGTCTTCCCTCATATCCTCTACCATGc GTACAAATTCCTAGATTCTAAATTTGTTGGAACTGCAATGAAAGTTGTTGTGCCAAAGATAGCGTGCGATGCGCTGATCATAACTCCAGTGAACCTTACAATTTTTTATGTGG GTATGAGTGCCATGGAAGGAAAGGAAGACTTGTTGGACGAATGGAGGAAGAAGATAGTACCAACATTCTTG ACTGCAAGTGTCTTTTGGGTCCCATCTGCCTTGATTAACTTCAGGTTTCTACCACCGCAGGCAAGGGTAGTCTTTGTTGGTGCTTGCCAAGTCATCTGGGTATCTATCCTTTGCTGGTTCAAAAGGCAAGAATATTAA